The genome window GACATATATTCCTATGATCCTTTTCAAAGGATAGATGAAAACGGTGTAGGCAAGCTTATGGAGATAGGCATCGAACTTGGCAGGAAGACAAGAAAAGATCTTAAGATCGGCATTTGTGGGGAACATGGAGGAGAACCAAATTCTGTTGAATTCTGCCACAGAATCGGTCTGAATTATGTGAGTTGCTCGCCTTACAGAGTAACCCTGGCAAAACTGGCAGCCGCAAGGGCAGCTGTAAAGGAAAAGAGGCTTAAAAGATAAGAAGTTCAGAAAATATGAATGCAGGGTGATTAAAAGACCCCGGAGAAAACTTTCCGGGGCTGTTTCAACCTGCTTTTCTATGAATGAGACTAAGACCCGCAGTTCATCAAGGAATGTCTGAATATCTGATTTAGCATACATCCCGGTCTTATTCTCAAAGTATGATTTTGCATTTTGTAAGACGGCAACCTTCTTTTTAATAGGTATGGGTTTCGGATATATTGATTCCGGTTTTCTTCTTTTGTATGCAATAAGCATTTTCTCTAATTTAACATTGGTTACAGGCATCTCCA of Pseudomonadota bacterium contains these proteins:
- a CDS encoding pyruvate, phosphate dikinase (catalyzes the formation of phosphoenolpyruvate from pyruvate) is translated as ITADEIAKVAEFFSFGTNDLTQTTLGMSRDDAGKFLRFYVDHDIYSYDPFQRIDENGVGKLMEIGIELGRKTRKDLKIGICGEHGGEPNSVEFCHRIGLNYVSCSPYRVTLAKLAAARAAVKEKRLKR